The following coding sequences are from one Natrarchaeobaculum sulfurireducens window:
- a CDS encoding serine/threonine-protein kinase RIO2 encodes MVRNVAGTLPELEDEDFYLLSGIEQGMRFSEWVQREKLPKFTGLTDEEVTYRLERCLKRGLVEKKTIQYEGYTLQFEGYDLLALRALVERDTISEFGSPLGVGKESDVYEVKSYKPLALKYHREGYTNFREVHKERDYTSDNRHVSWMYTARKAAEREYEILESLFPDVSVPRPIDQNRHAIVMEKMDGVELSRVKLTDGQVLGVLDLLLSELTRAHDAGYVHADMSEYNVFVGEDGVTIFDWPQAVPTDHENAAEFLARDVENLLGYFRRKYPRKVPEDVSSGDLATSIADGSFESVANVV; translated from the coding sequence ATGGTGCGGAACGTCGCCGGAACGCTCCCGGAACTCGAAGACGAGGACTTCTATCTCCTTTCGGGGATCGAACAGGGGATGCGCTTTTCGGAGTGGGTCCAGCGCGAGAAGCTCCCGAAGTTCACCGGCCTCACCGACGAAGAGGTGACGTATCGACTCGAGCGCTGTCTCAAACGCGGCCTGGTCGAGAAAAAGACCATTCAGTACGAAGGCTACACCCTCCAGTTCGAGGGCTACGATCTGCTCGCATTGCGCGCACTCGTCGAGCGCGATACCATCTCGGAGTTCGGTTCGCCGCTCGGAGTCGGCAAGGAAAGCGACGTCTACGAGGTCAAATCCTACAAGCCGCTGGCCCTGAAGTACCACCGCGAGGGCTACACCAACTTCCGGGAGGTCCACAAGGAACGAGATTACACATCCGACAACCGCCACGTCTCCTGGATGTACACGGCCCGGAAGGCGGCCGAACGCGAATACGAGATCCTCGAGTCGCTGTTTCCCGACGTCTCGGTCCCGCGCCCGATCGACCAGAACCGCCATGCCATCGTTATGGAGAAGATGGACGGCGTCGAACTCTCGCGGGTCAAACTCACGGACGGGCAGGTGCTGGGCGTGCTCGATCTGTTACTCTCCGAACTCACGCGTGCTCACGACGCGGGATACGTCCACGCGGACATGAGCGAGTACAACGTCTTCGTCGGCGAGGACGGCGTGACGATCTTCGACTGGCCACAGGCCGTCCCGACTGACCACGAAAACGCCGCGGAGTTCCTGGCTCGCGACGTCGAGAACCTCCTCGGCTACTTCCGTCGGAAGTATCCACGGAAAGTCCCGGAGGACGTCTCGAGTGGGGACCTCGCGACGTCGATCGCCGACGGGTCGTTCGAGAGTGTGGCGAACGTCGTCTAG